A region of Candidatus Paceibacterota bacterium DNA encodes the following proteins:
- the infA gene encoding translation initiation factor IF-1 produces the protein MSENKTKPEAVTGVVDEALPNTLFRVTLNESGEQILTYLSGKMRIHRIKVLVGDTVAVELEPYGGKGRIIKRL, from the coding sequence ATGTCAGAGAATAAGACAAAACCTGAAGCGGTCACCGGAGTAGTGGACGAGGCCCTGCCAAACACACTTTTCCGGGTAACGCTTAATGAGAGCGGTGAGCAGATTCTCACCTACCTCTCGGGGAAGATGCGTATACACCGGATCAAGGTGCTTGTCGGCGACACGGTCGCTGTTGAGCTTGAACCGTACGGGGGGAAGGGACGGATCATTAAGCGACTGTAA